In Asterias amurensis chromosome 4, ASM3211899v1, one genomic interval encodes:
- the LOC139935694 gene encoding nucleoside diphosphate kinase A1-like, with product MIISVLAVFAYFYPDKIMAKNAERSFIMVKPDGVQRGLISDIMKRFEQKGFKLVAAKIMKADNELVKQHYIDLKDKPFYPGLCSFISSAPVFPMVWEGLNVVKTGRDMLGETDPAKSKPGTIRGDYCIQIGRNIIHGSDSVETAKKEIALWFKEEELVDWKLSGYENIYE from the exons ATGATCATTTCAGTTCTCGCAGTATTCGCTTACTTCTACCCCGACAAAATCATGGCTAAAAACGCAGAGAGAAGTTTCATCATGGTGAAGCCTGATGGCGTCCAACGGGGACTCATCAGTGACATTATGAAGCGATTTGAACAGAAGGGCTTCAAGTTGGTGGCTGCTAAAATTATGAAG GCCGATAATGAATTGGTGAAGCAACATTACATTGATCTGAAGGACAAGCCATTCTACCCCGGCCTTTGTTCTTTCATCTCTAGTGCTCCAGTGTTCCCAATGGTGTGGGAAGGCCTCAATGTTGTCAAAACTGGGCGTGACATGCTCGGAGAAACCGACCCG GCCAAATCCAAGCCAGGCACCATCCGCGGAGATTACTGCATCCAAATCGGCCGCAACATCATCCACGGATCAGACTCTGTTGAGACCGCGAAGAAAGAGATCGCTCTGTGGTTCAAGGAAGAGGAGCTGGTCGACTGGAAACTGTCTGGCTACGAGAACATCTATGAATAG
- the LOC139935993 gene encoding U3 small nucleolar RNA-associated protein 18 homolog, with amino-acid sequence MLRRAKKRSVATELTKSDGISSQQGISDTAPKTAKQADGETRPSERRRELPVLGSKIPKPDIERQLEDVVLGGQDSIVNKLQVEDREIGVLDREQRKPAWEDEGEEVLQSSTAKKDKDEALVPNNSGTKFSRSRKVEFEKVVGSTPAWAQLKSKRTNSESEDESGSDDEDEEDRLLRRTGDYLTSSEALPKSYLNFRRVTDANKEQYTKSRLHAMEFHPTSQVILTAGEDESLHIFQVDGKNNPKIQSVAVEKFPILSAHFSADGTEVIMSSRSRWYYVYDMIAGKMERVSFLREYSERQPLCKFAVSPDGQFIAFQGLYGFIHLLSAKNKELISTLKMNGLVKSIAFSGDGSKLLSFGDDGEVYVWDMKTRDCVHKFVDEGCIQGSTISVSRDGQYIACGSHSGVLNIYDNHCLTEVRPKPVRAVMNLTTQITASKFNHNSEIVATASFHTANSVKLIHLPDCHVFPNFPNHADTIGLATELDFSPNGGYMAVGNNKGKAMLYRLGHYKNY; translated from the exons ATGCTTCGTCGGGCAAAGAAACGGTCTGTAGCGACAGAATTAACAAAAAGCGATGGTATTTCATCCCAGCAAGGAATATCAGATACGGCACCGAAAACTGCGAAACAAGCTGATGGGGAAACCAGACCGTCTGAACGGCGGAGGGAATTGCCGGTTCTCGGCTCAAAAATCCCGAAGCCGGACATTGAGAGACAACTGGAGGATGTTGTCCTGGGTGGACAGGACTCAATTGTGAATAAATTGCAGGTTGAGGATCGG GAGATTGGAGTGTTGGACAGAGAACAGAGGAAACCAGCCTGGGAGGATGAAGGCGAAGAGGTCTTACAAAG TTCGACAGCCAAGAAAGACAAAGATGAGGCTTTAGTTCCAAATAATTCTGGAACAAAATTCAGCAGAAGTAGAAAAGTAGA GTTTGAGAAGGTTGTTGGGAGTACACCAGCCTGGGCCCAGTTGAAATCCAAGAGAACAAACAGCGAATCTGAAG ATGAAAGTGGAAGCGATGATGAGGATGAAGAAGACAGGTTACTAAGACGGACCGGTGATTACCTGACGTCTTCAGAGGCTCTACCTAAGAGTTACCTGAACTTCAGGAGGGTGACCGACGCTAACAAGGAACAATACACTAAG AGTCGACTTCATGCCATGGAGTTCCATCCAACGTCCCAGGTGATTCTGACGGCTGGAGAGGACGAAAGTCTTCATATATTTCAG GTGGATGGCAAAAACAATCCAAAGATTCAGAGCGTAGCCGTGGAAAAGTTTCCGATTCTCAGCGCTCATTTCTCCGCCGACGGGACGGAGgtcatcatgtcatcaaggtcaCGCTGGTACTACGTCTATGACATGATTGCCGGCAAAATGGAACGAGTTTCATTCCTTAGAG aataCTCAGAGAGGCAACCACTTTGTAAATTTGCAGTTTCCCCGGATGGACAGTTTATAGCTTTCCAGGGATTGTATGGTTTTATTCATCTTTTATCGGCTAAG AACAAAGAATTGATCAGCACGTTGAAGATGAATGGTTTAGTGAAGTCTATTGCATTCAGTGGAGATGGTTCCAAGTTACTGTCCTTTGGAG ATGATGGTGAAGTTTACGTCTGGGACATGAAGACTAGAGATTGTGTGCACAAATTTGTTGATGAGGGCTGCATCCAGGGCTCTACCATTTCTGTATCGAGGGATGGTCAATACATAGCTTGCGG ATCTCATAGTGGTGTACTAAATATTTATGATAACCACTGTCTGACTGAAGTAAGACCCAAACCGGTCAGAGCCGTGATGAATCTAACCACGCAGATAACAGCATCAAAATTTAATCACAACAGCGAGATTGTAGCCACTGCATCATTCCACACCGCAAACTCTGTCAAACTG ATTCACCTCCCAGATTGCCACGTCTTCCCCAACTTTCCTAACCATGCTGACACCATCGGGCTGGCTACGGAACTTGACTTCTCTCCAAACGGCGGCTACATGGCCGTTGGAAACAACAAAGGCAAAGCTatgctctacag